The Deltaproteobacteria bacterium region GAATTGATGAGATAATCCAAAGTCGAACGGACCTGCTCCAGATCTTTGACGGTTTCAGCGATCCTGTCATTGTAATTGACAAACAATTTGTGATTCAGCGCGTGAATCGCACAACTCTGACAACCTTGGGGAAAAAATCATACAAGGAACTGATCGGAAAAACCTGCTATTCTGCAATTCACGGTTCAAAAGAACGCTGTCCGTCGTGCACAGCCGCAGAGACCTTTTTCTCGGGTGAAAAAACAGTCCGGACCGGTTTTCTGGAGACAAGTGAAAAACCACTGGAAACGGTTTACAATATCACTTGCTATCCGCTGACCGATGAGAGGGGCGTCGTTACTCATGTTGCGGAGTATTACCGATCTTCTACCGAAATTGTCAATTTAACCCGAGAACTTTATGAATCCGAGCGGGCAAGGATCATGGAGCCGCTGGCGGCGGGGCTGGCTCATCAGGTTCGCCAGCCGCTAACCATCATACGAGCCTCGGCCCAATACGGACTGGGAACCTTCAAAAAATCTCTCAAGAGCGACGATTTTAATGAGACGATGGAATCTATTATCCACAATGTTGACACGGTAAATGATGTCCTCGCGGATCTCCTGCATTTTTCAAAACCCGCCCAATATCGGATGAGAAAGGAATCCATTCCAGAATTGTTGGAAGCGGGTCTTAAACTCATGCGTCAAAAGATCAAGGATCAAAAAATTTCCGTGACAAAGGATTGGCAGAAAAAATTGCCGGAGATTTTGATGGACAAGAAGGTTTTGCTTCAGGCTTATCTGAATCTACTAATGAACTCCTTCGAGGCAATGCCGCAGGGAGGGAACTTAAAAATTAGCGCCGCTCATCGAAGAGATACCAACCCTCCAAGAATTGACATAATCATTGAAGATACAGGAACGGGAATTCCCAAAGAACTTGTCCCCAAACTTTTTCATCCCTTTTTTACAACGAAGGAAAGCGGGGTTGGGTTGGGACTTTCGGTTGCAGAGGGGATTGTCCGCTCTCATGGTGGTCGTATCCGATTTGAAGGCAGGGAAGATCGGGGAACAAAGGTTATAATTGAATTACCTTTGTCTGCCTGATAAATAAGCACTGATTTATGGATACCATTTTTGTCGTTGATGATGAGCAGGAACTCTGCACAACCATCCAGAAAGTGTTTGTAGCCGAAGGATATCGAGTGCTTTGGACCACCCATCCGGAAGAATTTCTTTCAAAACTACCGGGCAACACTTTTAGCTGTCTCCTTCTGGATTTGAAACTGGGTGGATCAAACGGCATTGATTATCTGGAAAAAATCCTTGAGACAGATCCTCATCTTCCCATCATTATCATTACTGCTTATGAAACGGTGAAGACTGCCGTGGAAGCCATGAAGCGCGGAGCCTTTCATTATTTGCCGAAACCTTTTGACAATGAAGAACTGAAAGCACTCGTGGCCAATGCCGTCAAGATGCGGCACCTTTATTGGGAGTTGAAAAGTTGTCAACTCCGCAAAGAGGATAATGCCACTTTGGAAATGATGATGGGAAGTTCTCCCGCCATTCAAAATCTGGCAAAACAGATTTCTGCCGTAGCCCAAATCGATGTGAACGTGCTGTTCACCGGTGAAAGCGGAACAGGAAAGGAATTAGTTGCAAAAACTCTTCATCATCTAAGTCCAAGAAGGAAAGGCCCTTTCGTTCCCATCGATTGCGCCTCCATTCCGGAAACATTGATTGAAAGTGAATTATTTGGCCATGAAAAAGGGGCTTTTACCGGTGCCCATGCCGCTCGAAAAGGAAAAGTAGAGCAGGCGAATGGAGGAATCCTCTTTTTGGACGAAATAGCGAACATCCCCCTGAATATCCAAGCAAAGCTTTTGCGATTTTTGGAAACGCATACTTTCGAACGCTTGGGGGGGGGGGTGGGGAGCGTAAAACGCCCTATTAACGTTTCTCTCCGGGTGATCGCGGCGACGAACAGGGAACTTTCAAAACTTGTCAAAGAAGGCAACTTTAGAGAAGATTTATTCCACAGGCTCAATGAATTTCCGATAAAC contains the following coding sequences:
- a CDS encoding PAS domain-containing protein, encoding MKHPFRKIWEWFLSLFWKRIDEIIQSRTDLLQIFDGFSDPVIVIDKQFVIQRVNRTTLTTLGKKSYKELIGKTCYSAIHGSKERCPSCTAAETFFSGEKTVRTGFLETSEKPLETVYNITCYPLTDERGVVTHVAEYYRSSTEIVNLTRELYESERARIMEPLAAGLAHQVRQPLTIIRASAQYGLGTFKKSLKSDDFNETMESIIHNVDTVNDVLADLLHFSKPAQYRMRKESIPELLEAGLKLMRQKIKDQKISVTKDWQKKLPEILMDKKVLLQAYLNLLMNSFEAMPQGGNLKISAAHRRDTNPPRIDIIIEDTGTGIPKELVPKLFHPFFTTKESGVGLGLSVAEGIVRSHGGRIRFEGREDRGTKVIIELPLSA
- a CDS encoding sigma-54-dependent Fis family transcriptional regulator — protein: MDTIFVVDDEQELCTTIQKVFVAEGYRVLWTTHPEEFLSKLPGNTFSCLLLDLKLGGSNGIDYLEKILETDPHLPIIIITAYETVKTAVEAMKRGAFHYLPKPFDNEELKALVANAVKMRHLYWELKSCQLRKEDNATLEMMMGSSPAIQNLAKQISAVAQIDVNVLFTGESGTGKELVAKTLHHLSPRRKGPFVPIDCASIPETLIESELFGHEKGAFTGAHAARKGKVEQANGGILFLDEIANIPLNIQAKLLRFLETHTFERLGGGVGSVKRPINVSLRVIAATNRELSKLVKEGNFREDLFHRLNEFPINLPPLRERSHDIPYLSLRFLHEFESQIGKTVSGFDPKALDLLQSYPWPGNVRELKNALKRAMVIANGKIQKTDLPPEIRNPKITGVQTELTIPIRHGLSLFQASKESVSFVEKQLIQTALQKTEGHKGKAAKLLEIDEKTLYNKLKVYRLS